Proteins encoded by one window of Pseudomonas tructae:
- a CDS encoding dermonecrotic toxin domain-containing protein, with amino-acid sequence MPLRDLPCFHRDVLRAGFLQHLNLAHTAGLLDDEEYRQLPLLAPTAGTPAYSGHWRLDGLDALTAQSQALPLDSSVLISDSASRVFLYNPDIGLQRFVDRHQAMAEILKQLSQPSTALAYVRYATPEQQEWLATRQFVQLQVNLLDLPLFDHLMLTLNSNLNRALWQMHQLLSNQPEAEQAISNTLNRVLKGSPHGPGSFGYLAPYATSTPATLDDLLLDLLREPQAGFSGQWLINGQPSSDHSTPGTALLRAREILAKQCQRILEQYWSNAPAGKPSRREQLASLLRCRLQLALEQVHRQGALGSLDYRNLSNWLNPGDTPLLRTCTIALMDEDQPAMFLDALLVIASSNSHDEPCFTYSARYGLERFPSAKALLASINAPLSRTRWLDCAAPGQRLHLSKLALTQSKLVALAASGVQPFVDNLLDGQRQRLVASLTQPNGIDLHACFQQARELGSMLDPQLDDLAPLSPARPSLSVLQQVAANLASPASVGSEAHLLQQLLDDYGHMQTQRPGLRAITQALLQLHLGGLLATQLPLTAITVRPTAAHAHATQPLHALAWRYVAAQQSARPVTQRYQLSTESADANELATRLPWIVVDQGLRKVAQALPLRLEKILARDAQYTQAYQRRLLSLCLALERRLPGAAQRPPPTWLSAGFPGSAITVQRYSDLLAGFEQGLAAGLPASELERLAQGHDSLDRGLQALQRLSDLALDLQQSNQLPDWLGKASSTQRRHYLQALLGSLASGSGARDYLFEVPTLEQYSRDHLQTQLDLDFGPAGLRAEDIQVTSNRWIAAPVAIGQIPSAFPAAYERHRQSLVSYAQNHFHDWQNPILHIEPATGVQLPNTLNARYLLNLVRQLDIGGRYQLLLRSIFDPSDAHYQTRLQLFCQQLPGQLLEIAWRARLQGTLDDRGLACIQQLMLMPQSSSRAAVDGGKVELMPLLLQCADLAPDPVPGLCLISPGSQGPLLLYCPYEASAPLRQFRHEQDLLQQLKTDQTLQQLLLSRLPPDTRKRYAHGGFSEPHLPVIIESDFDLPWSRPAPPHLVLQPIQGNILHWLFLDNAQQLQAMAKAQLSSADKVRWQAFTQLLGDLWQTVSLFLPGRLGSLLAFWQVELAAVQVLDSIGRRHWSEALAQLGLGLVLALPFGWNASTGEPKAQFWNSVRKLAQYDTTLLHYEAPGQELAALQLDPSTQVYRAAEGEDRFIDLNSRIYHVRQSGSRWYLQIGNGEPGPRLLLDANRRWLIDPAQPLPLEYGGALSHLSGRFSRWRASRANTVILAVGMRRIQRLFPGHARKIRDAHRIAVHDLVTCHSNLDRASATQLSAETAQILEAFFELPQVTDDILELVRSNVQKLLAKMLATHYSPSHSQRYVLGTDANAPAGSMAFVLPFDFSGQVFLLDDFFNFSPSSYLPLQMIYRPEEAADMTRAMTLLHEFSHLACETRDIRYLDGTTPYADWLVPGEERTRLAGLHQDAFSARTPANQLFVVQTPAGRLRDLQAIDRNGLRRILDITGAQNLHDARLTFYSDVNKRVRIILANADSLVLLIYQLSRTLHP; translated from the coding sequence ATGCCGCTGCGCGATCTCCCCTGTTTTCACCGTGACGTCCTGCGTGCGGGTTTTCTCCAGCATCTGAACCTGGCACACACAGCCGGTCTGCTCGACGACGAGGAGTACCGGCAGCTCCCTCTGCTCGCCCCCACCGCTGGAACGCCTGCATACTCCGGCCATTGGCGGCTCGACGGGCTCGACGCGCTGACCGCCCAGAGCCAGGCCTTGCCCCTGGACAGCAGCGTACTCATCAGCGATAGCGCAAGCAGGGTGTTTCTCTACAACCCGGATATTGGTCTGCAGCGCTTCGTCGACCGCCACCAGGCTATGGCTGAAATACTCAAGCAACTGAGCCAGCCAAGCACTGCACTGGCCTATGTACGCTATGCCACCCCGGAGCAACAAGAGTGGCTGGCCACCCGCCAGTTCGTCCAACTGCAGGTCAACCTGCTGGACCTGCCGCTGTTCGATCACCTGATGCTCACACTCAACAGTAACCTGAACCGTGCGCTGTGGCAGATGCACCAGCTGTTGAGCAACCAGCCCGAGGCCGAACAGGCCATCAGCAATACCCTCAATCGCGTCCTCAAGGGCTCCCCGCACGGCCCGGGCTCATTCGGCTATCTGGCCCCATACGCCACCTCCACACCGGCGACCCTGGATGACTTGCTGCTGGACCTGCTGCGCGAACCGCAGGCCGGGTTCAGCGGGCAATGGTTGATCAATGGTCAGCCCAGCAGCGACCACTCAACGCCTGGCACAGCGCTGCTACGTGCACGCGAGATCCTGGCCAAACAGTGCCAACGTATCCTCGAGCAATACTGGTCGAATGCCCCGGCAGGCAAACCCAGCCGTCGCGAGCAACTGGCGTCACTGCTGCGCTGTCGCCTGCAGCTCGCTTTAGAGCAGGTCCACCGGCAAGGTGCACTCGGCAGCCTGGATTACCGCAACCTGTCGAACTGGCTGAACCCGGGCGACACACCCTTGCTGCGCACCTGCACAATAGCGTTGATGGATGAAGATCAGCCTGCAATGTTCCTCGATGCGCTGCTGGTCATCGCCTCCAGCAACTCCCACGACGAACCTTGCTTCACCTACAGTGCCCGCTACGGGCTAGAACGCTTTCCCAGTGCCAAGGCTTTGCTGGCGAGCATCAACGCTCCCCTTTCCCGCACACGCTGGCTCGATTGCGCAGCACCCGGGCAACGCCTGCACCTGAGCAAACTGGCGCTTACCCAGAGCAAGCTGGTGGCCCTGGCAGCGTCAGGCGTGCAGCCGTTTGTCGACAACCTGCTCGATGGACAGCGTCAGCGTCTGGTCGCAAGCCTGACTCAGCCCAACGGCATCGACCTGCACGCCTGCTTCCAGCAGGCACGTGAACTGGGCAGCATGCTCGACCCGCAACTGGACGACCTCGCCCCATTGAGCCCCGCACGTCCTTCGCTGAGCGTCCTGCAGCAGGTCGCCGCCAACCTGGCCAGCCCGGCATCGGTCGGCAGCGAGGCCCATCTGCTGCAACAGTTGCTGGACGACTATGGCCATATGCAAACCCAGCGCCCGGGATTGCGCGCCATCACCCAGGCACTGCTTCAACTGCACCTGGGTGGCCTATTGGCGACGCAACTGCCACTCACCGCCATCACCGTGCGTCCGACCGCCGCCCACGCCCACGCCACACAGCCGCTGCACGCCCTCGCCTGGCGCTATGTCGCGGCGCAGCAATCGGCTCGGCCAGTAACACAACGCTATCAACTGAGCACCGAGTCGGCTGACGCAAATGAGCTGGCCACGCGCCTGCCCTGGATCGTGGTGGATCAGGGCCTGCGCAAGGTCGCCCAGGCATTGCCTTTACGCCTGGAGAAAATCCTTGCCCGCGATGCGCAGTACACCCAGGCCTACCAGCGTCGTCTGTTGAGTCTGTGCTTGGCCCTGGAACGGCGCCTGCCGGGTGCGGCCCAACGGCCGCCCCCGACCTGGCTGAGCGCCGGCTTCCCAGGTTCAGCCATCACGGTGCAACGCTACAGTGACCTGCTCGCAGGCTTTGAACAGGGTCTGGCTGCCGGCCTGCCGGCCAGCGAACTGGAGCGTCTGGCCCAGGGTCACGACAGCCTCGACAGGGGCCTGCAGGCCCTGCAGCGTCTGAGCGACCTGGCCCTGGATCTGCAGCAAAGCAACCAGTTGCCCGACTGGCTGGGCAAGGCCTCTTCAACACAGCGCCGACATTACCTGCAGGCGCTGCTCGGCAGCCTGGCCAGTGGCAGCGGCGCACGCGACTATCTGTTCGAGGTACCGACACTCGAGCAATACAGCCGCGACCATTTGCAAACGCAGCTGGACCTGGATTTTGGTCCTGCCGGCCTGCGCGCGGAAGATATCCAAGTGACCAGCAACCGCTGGATCGCCGCCCCCGTAGCCATCGGCCAGATTCCCTCGGCGTTTCCCGCTGCCTATGAACGCCATCGCCAGTCCCTGGTGAGCTACGCCCAGAACCACTTCCATGACTGGCAAAACCCCATCCTGCATATCGAACCGGCAACTGGCGTACAACTGCCCAATACCTTGAACGCCCGCTACCTGCTCAACCTGGTTCGGCAACTGGATATCGGTGGGCGCTACCAGTTGCTGCTGCGCTCAATCTTCGATCCGAGCGACGCGCATTATCAGACGCGCCTACAACTGTTCTGCCAGCAACTACCCGGCCAATTGCTGGAAATTGCCTGGCGCGCACGGCTGCAGGGAACGCTGGATGACCGCGGCCTGGCGTGCATCCAGCAACTGATGCTGATGCCACAAAGCAGCAGCCGGGCCGCTGTCGACGGCGGCAAGGTCGAGTTGATGCCCCTGCTGTTGCAATGCGCCGACCTTGCCCCCGACCCGGTGCCCGGCCTGTGCCTGATCAGCCCAGGGAGCCAGGGCCCGCTGCTGCTCTACTGCCCCTATGAAGCAAGCGCCCCGCTGCGCCAGTTCCGTCATGAGCAGGATCTGCTGCAACAGCTCAAAACCGATCAGACGTTGCAGCAATTGCTACTGTCGCGCCTGCCGCCGGACACACGCAAGCGTTATGCCCATGGCGGCTTCAGCGAGCCGCATCTGCCGGTCATCATCGAGTCTGACTTCGACCTGCCCTGGAGCCGGCCGGCGCCACCGCACCTGGTCCTGCAACCGATCCAGGGCAATATCCTGCACTGGTTGTTCCTGGACAACGCGCAGCAGTTGCAGGCCATGGCCAAGGCTCAACTGAGCAGCGCCGACAAGGTTCGCTGGCAAGCCTTCACACAACTGCTTGGCGATCTCTGGCAAACCGTCAGCCTGTTCCTTCCCGGCAGGCTCGGCTCACTGCTGGCATTCTGGCAAGTGGAACTTGCCGCCGTGCAGGTGCTGGACAGTATCGGCAGACGCCACTGGAGCGAGGCACTGGCCCAGTTGGGATTAGGCCTGGTCCTGGCCCTGCCGTTCGGCTGGAACGCCAGCACTGGGGAACCCAAGGCGCAATTCTGGAACAGCGTACGCAAGCTTGCACAATACGACACCACGCTGCTGCACTATGAAGCCCCGGGGCAGGAACTGGCAGCGTTGCAACTGGACCCCTCGACCCAGGTCTATCGCGCGGCCGAAGGCGAGGATCGCTTTATCGATCTCAATAGCCGGATCTATCACGTCCGCCAGTCAGGCAGCCGCTGGTACCTGCAAATCGGGAATGGCGAACCCGGTCCCAGGCTGCTGCTGGATGCCAATAGACGCTGGCTCATCGACCCGGCGCAACCCTTGCCACTGGAGTACGGCGGGGCCCTGAGCCACCTCAGCGGCCGTTTCAGCCGTTGGCGCGCCTCTCGCGCAAACACGGTGATCCTGGCCGTCGGTATGCGCCGAATCCAGCGCCTGTTCCCCGGCCACGCCCGCAAGATACGCGATGCCCACCGCATTGCCGTGCATGACCTGGTGACCTGCCACAGCAACCTGGACCGGGCTTCGGCCACACAGCTATCGGCCGAGACCGCACAGATCCTGGAAGCGTTTTTCGAACTGCCCCAGGTGACCGATGACATTCTGGAATTGGTACGTAGCAACGTGCAAAAGCTGCTGGCCAAGATGCTGGCTACGCACTACTCCCCCTCGCACTCGCAACGCTACGTCCTCGGCACCGATGCTAACGCGCCCGCCGGCTCTATGGCTTTTGTCCTGCCATTCGACTTCTCCGGACAAGTGTTTCTGCTGGACGACTTCTTCAACTTCAGCCCCAGCAGCTATCTGCCATTGCAAATGATCTATCGTCCCGAGGAAGCTGCGGACATGACCCGGGCCATGACATTGCTTCACGAGTTTTCCCACCTGGCCTGTGAGACCCGGGATATCCGCTACCTGGATGGCACCACCCCTTACGCTGACTGGCTGGTCCCGGGCGAGGAACGGACAAGGCTCGCAGGGTTGCATCAGGATGCTTTCTCGGCGCGTACTCCGGCCAACCAACTGTTCGTTGTACAGACCCCGGCCGGGCGCCTGCGCGACCTGCAGGCCATTGACCGCAACGGCTTGCGCCGGATCCTTGACATCACCGGCGCACAGAATCTGCATGATGCACGCCTGACGTTCTACAGCGATGTGAACAAACGCGTGCGGATCATACTGGCCAATGCCGACTCGCTGGTCCTGCTGATCTACCAGTTGAGCAGAACGCTGCACCCCTGA
- a CDS encoding polyamine ABC transporter substrate-binding protein produces the protein MRPLLFAPLLLAASVAQAADSVKIYNWSSYIAPDTLKNFQQASGIVPTYDVFDSNETLDGKLMTGNSGYDVVFPSNHFMARQIQGKALKQLDKRQLPNWKNLNPVLLKALEVNDPGNQYGFPYLWGSTGIGYNIDKVKAVLGDNAPIDSWDLIFKPEYISKLKSCGVAVLDNGPELLPIALNYLGLPHHSQKPEDYDKAKALLMKVRPYISYFHSSKYTGDLANGDVCVVVGFSGDVLQAKNRAEEANNGVKVGYSIPREGAPMWFDMVAMPADAPNEKAGYAYMNYLLEPKVMANISNHVQYANGNLQADTLVDPALKSNTMIYPSDEMLGKLYALEAMPAKIDRLRTRIWTSIKAGN, from the coding sequence ATGCGCCCATTGCTCTTCGCACCCTTGTTACTGGCCGCCTCCGTCGCCCAGGCGGCCGATTCGGTGAAGATCTACAACTGGTCCAGCTACATCGCTCCCGACACCCTGAAGAACTTCCAGCAAGCCAGCGGCATCGTGCCGACCTACGACGTGTTCGACAGCAACGAAACCCTCGACGGCAAGCTGATGACCGGCAACTCCGGCTATGACGTGGTATTCCCGTCCAACCACTTCATGGCCCGGCAGATTCAGGGCAAGGCGCTCAAGCAACTGGACAAGCGCCAGCTGCCCAACTGGAAGAACCTCAACCCGGTACTGCTCAAGGCCCTGGAGGTCAACGACCCTGGCAACCAGTACGGCTTTCCGTACCTGTGGGGCAGTACCGGCATCGGCTACAACATCGACAAGGTCAAGGCGGTGCTGGGCGACAACGCGCCGATTGACTCCTGGGACCTGATCTTCAAGCCCGAGTACATCAGCAAACTCAAAAGCTGCGGTGTTGCGGTGCTCGACAACGGCCCGGAACTGCTGCCGATTGCCCTCAATTACCTGGGCCTGCCACATCACAGCCAAAAGCCTGAGGATTACGACAAGGCCAAGGCGCTGCTGATGAAGGTGCGCCCATACATCAGCTACTTCCATTCTTCCAAGTACACCGGCGACCTGGCCAACGGCGATGTCTGCGTGGTGGTGGGTTTCTCAGGTGATGTGCTGCAGGCCAAAAATCGCGCCGAAGAGGCCAACAATGGCGTAAAAGTCGGCTACTCGATCCCCAGGGAGGGCGCGCCGATGTGGTTCGACATGGTCGCCATGCCGGCCGATGCGCCGAACGAAAAGGCCGGCTACGCCTATATGAACTACCTGCTCGAACCCAAGGTGATGGCCAACATCAGCAACCACGTGCAGTACGCCAACGGCAACCTCCAGGCCGACACCCTGGTCGACCCAGCCCTGAAGTCCAACACCATGATCTACCCGAGCGACGAGATGCTCGGCAAGCTGTATGCCCTGGAGGCGATGCCCGCAAAGATCGACCGCCTGCGCACGCGGATCTGGACCAGTATCAAGGCCGGCAATTGA
- a CDS encoding cupin domain-containing protein: MSITQFKNTDCVTLAESNPVAVPLGEPVSIASVTCVERSDGVETGIWECTPGRWRRQIVQQEFCHFIKGRCTFTPDGGEPLTIEAGDAILLPANSTGIWDIHETVRKTYVLIF; encoded by the coding sequence ATGAGCATTACTCAGTTCAAGAACACCGACTGCGTCACCCTGGCCGAATCCAACCCGGTGGCCGTGCCGCTCGGCGAGCCGGTCTCTATTGCCTCGGTCACCTGCGTCGAACGCAGCGATGGCGTTGAAACCGGCATCTGGGAATGCACCCCCGGGCGCTGGCGCCGGCAGATCGTCCAGCAGGAGTTCTGCCACTTCATCAAGGGCCGCTGCACCTTCACCCCTGATGGTGGCGAGCCGCTGACCATCGAAGCTGGCGACGCCATCCTGCTGCCGGCCAACAGCACCGGCATCTGGGATATCCACGAGACCGTGCGCAAAACCTACGTGCTGATTTTCTGA
- a CDS encoding NAD(P)/FAD-dependent oxidoreductase: protein MLAWRSISLWMDQLDEPLNARPALQQDLDVDVCIIGAGYTGLWTAYYLKRLAPQLSIAIVEAQIAGFGASGRNGGWLMGNLLGEDRLLAGCTAEQRRAAYELLHNIPDEVAQVLQREGIDCDYRKGGVLYCAARYPEQEASLRNYLNKLYKQGLNEADYRWLNPSELASQLRISRPFGAIFNPNVATLQPAKLVRGLARTVEAMGVKLFENSPVTQWRAGEARTSQARIKCQWLVPAVEGYSVNLPPLGRYQMPVQSLLVATEPLSDQVWEQIGLDRGQAFSENSRQVTYGQRTLDNRLVFGARGGYRFAGRLRENFDLSESEIGLRRYLIGELFPQLKDVNITHAWGGNLGMARRFQPHMFCDRKQGIALAGGYGGEGVGASNLGGRTLAELILERRGVLTEQPWASHDRALHSLPGWEPEPCRWLGYNAIIKSFVHEDQTLANPASAPWRRRLASGVADFMEGFMR from the coding sequence ATGCTGGCATGGCGCAGTATCAGCCTGTGGATGGACCAACTCGATGAGCCGTTGAACGCGCGCCCCGCACTGCAACAGGACCTGGACGTCGACGTTTGCATCATCGGCGCCGGCTATACCGGCCTGTGGACCGCCTACTACCTCAAGCGCCTGGCGCCGCAACTGAGTATCGCCATCGTCGAAGCGCAGATTGCAGGCTTCGGTGCCTCCGGACGCAACGGCGGCTGGCTGATGGGCAACCTGCTGGGTGAAGACCGCCTGCTCGCCGGTTGTACGGCCGAACAACGGCGTGCTGCTTACGAGCTGCTGCACAACATCCCCGATGAAGTCGCCCAGGTGCTGCAACGTGAAGGCATCGACTGCGACTACCGCAAAGGTGGCGTGCTGTACTGCGCCGCGCGCTACCCCGAGCAGGAAGCCAGCCTGCGCAATTACCTGAACAAGCTGTACAAACAAGGCCTGAACGAGGCCGACTATCGCTGGCTCAATCCCAGCGAGCTGGCCTCCCAACTGCGCATCAGCCGCCCCTTTGGTGCAATCTTCAACCCCAATGTCGCCACCCTCCAGCCGGCCAAACTGGTGCGCGGCCTGGCCCGCACGGTAGAGGCCATGGGCGTGAAGCTCTTTGAGAACAGCCCCGTGACCCAATGGCGCGCTGGTGAAGCACGCACCTCCCAGGCACGGATCAAATGCCAATGGCTGGTGCCGGCGGTCGAGGGTTACTCGGTCAACCTGCCGCCGCTGGGCCGCTACCAGATGCCGGTGCAAAGCCTGCTGGTGGCCACCGAACCGCTGTCCGATCAAGTCTGGGAGCAGATCGGCCTCGACCGCGGCCAGGCCTTCAGCGAGAACAGTCGCCAGGTCACCTATGGCCAGCGCACCCTGGACAACCGCCTGGTGTTCGGCGCCCGTGGCGGCTATCGCTTCGCCGGGCGCCTGCGGGAAAACTTCGACCTCAGCGAGAGTGAAATCGGACTGCGCCGCTACCTCATCGGCGAGCTGTTCCCACAACTGAAGGACGTCAACATCACCCACGCCTGGGGCGGCAACCTGGGCATGGCCCGGCGCTTCCAGCCGCACATGTTCTGCGACCGCAAACAGGGCATCGCCCTGGCCGGCGGCTACGGTGGCGAAGGCGTTGGCGCCAGCAACCTGGGCGGGCGAACCCTGGCCGAGCTGATCCTGGAGCGCCGCGGCGTGCTTACCGAACAGCCCTGGGCCAGCCACGACCGGGCCCTGCACAGCCTGCCCGGCTGGGAGCCCGAACCCTGCCGCTGGCTGGGCTACAACGCGATCATCAAAAGCTTCGTCCATGAAGACCAGACCCTCGCCAACCCGGCCAGCGCCCCCTGGCGCCGACGCCTGGCCAGCGGTGTGGCCGACTTCATGGAAGGTTTCATGCGCTGA
- a CDS encoding AraC family transcriptional regulator — protein sequence MTPAPLPDGPAQTPETAATVLRYHLCWKHRDLDGVMALYHPDIQYNDYFQNRVLHLDELRDYVRVSMPREADEDIVHSDRIRVDGCTAFIQYQVTLRGGEGLVAFQSSEAITVCDGLIWRVNEYASLVRSPSQDTGHNDLRPAVSRLGLSPRQLSFMAQDLEQYFQRQQPYLDPELDLQRVARESGYSRNQISYLLNQVLGQSFYRYVNQARLQHLLARLESTTARVPIDELAFAAGFNSLSAFYKCFRQHTGLSPKAYVKQNSLRART from the coding sequence ATGACCCCAGCCCCTCTCCCCGACGGCCCGGCACAAACCCCGGAAACCGCCGCCACCGTCCTGCGCTACCACCTGTGCTGGAAGCATCGCGACCTGGACGGGGTGATGGCCTTGTATCACCCCGATATCCAGTACAACGACTACTTCCAGAACCGTGTCCTGCACCTTGATGAGCTGCGTGACTACGTGCGCGTGAGCATGCCCCGCGAAGCCGATGAAGACATCGTCCACAGCGACCGCATCCGCGTCGATGGCTGTACCGCCTTCATCCAGTACCAGGTCACCCTGCGCGGTGGCGAAGGCCTGGTGGCGTTCCAGTCCAGCGAAGCGATCACCGTGTGCGACGGGCTGATCTGGCGGGTCAACGAATACGCCTCGCTGGTCCGTTCCCCCAGCCAGGACACCGGCCACAATGACCTGCGCCCGGCCGTCAGCCGCCTGGGCCTTTCACCGCGCCAGTTGAGCTTCATGGCCCAGGACCTGGAGCAGTATTTCCAGCGCCAGCAACCCTACCTCGATCCGGAACTGGACCTGCAACGGGTGGCCCGCGAAAGCGGCTACAGCCGCAACCAGATCTCCTACCTGCTCAATCAGGTGCTCGGCCAGAGCTTCTACCGCTACGTCAATCAGGCGCGCTTGCAGCACTTGCTGGCCCGCCTGGAAAGCACCACCGCGCGGGTGCCCATCGACGAGTTGGCGTTCGCCGCCGGCTTCAACTCGCTGTCGGCATTCTACAAGTGCTTTCGCCAGCACACCGGTCTGTCGCCCAAAGCCTATGTGAAGCAGAATTCTCTGCGTGCACGCACGTAA
- a CDS encoding peptide ABC transporter ATP-binding protein — MTVVLTARELTRHYEVSRGLFKGHALVRALNGVSFELEAGKTLAVVGESGCGKSTLARALTLIEEPSSGSLKIAGQEVAGANKAERKQLRKDVQMVFQSPYASLNPRQKIGDQLGEPLLINTNLSRAERRAKVQAMMQQVGLRPEHYQRYPHMFSGGQRQRIALARAMMLQPKVLVADEPTSALDVSIQAQVLNLFMDLQKEFNTAYVFISHNLAVVRHVADQVLVMYLGRPAEMGPKEDIYNKPLHPYTQALLSATPTIHPDPLKPKIKISGELPNPLNPPPGCAFHKRCPYATERCAAEEPAFRQVGTRQVACHYAEQFL, encoded by the coding sequence ATGACCGTCGTCCTTACCGCCCGTGAACTGACCCGTCACTACGAAGTATCCCGCGGCCTGTTCAAGGGCCATGCCCTGGTACGCGCGCTCAACGGTGTGTCCTTTGAACTGGAAGCCGGCAAGACCCTGGCCGTGGTCGGCGAATCCGGCTGCGGCAAGTCGACCCTGGCCCGCGCCCTGACCCTGATCGAAGAGCCCTCCTCCGGTTCGCTGAAGATTGCCGGCCAGGAAGTCGCCGGGGCCAACAAGGCCGAGCGCAAGCAGTTGCGCAAGGACGTGCAAATGGTCTTTCAGAGCCCCTATGCCTCGCTCAACCCGCGGCAGAAGATCGGCGACCAGCTGGGCGAGCCGTTGCTGATCAACACCAACCTGTCCAGGGCCGAACGCCGCGCGAAAGTCCAGGCGATGATGCAGCAGGTCGGCCTGCGCCCCGAGCATTATCAGCGCTACCCGCACATGTTTTCCGGTGGTCAGCGCCAGCGTATCGCCCTGGCCCGGGCAATGATGCTGCAACCCAAAGTGCTGGTGGCCGACGAACCGACTTCGGCCCTCGACGTATCGATCCAGGCCCAGGTGCTGAACCTGTTCATGGACCTGCAAAAAGAATTCAACACCGCCTATGTGTTCATCTCCCACAACCTTGCGGTAGTGCGCCATGTGGCCGACCAGGTGTTGGTGATGTACCTGGGCCGGCCGGCGGAAATGGGGCCCAAGGAGGACATCTACAACAAGCCGCTGCACCCCTACACCCAGGCGCTGCTGTCGGCCACGCCGACCATTCACCCCGACCCGCTCAAGCCGAAGATCAAAATCTCCGGCGAGCTGCCCAACCCGCTGAACCCGCCACCGGGCTGCGCTTTCCACAAGCGTTGCCCGTATGCCACCGAGCGTTGCGCGGCTGAGGAACCGGCGTTCAGGCAGGTGGGAACGCGGCAGGTGGCGTGCCACTACGCTGAGCAGTTCCTGTAA
- a CDS encoding ABC transporter ATP-binding protein — MSLLQIKNLNVRFGDATAVPVVDGLDLTVNEGEVLAIVGESGSGKSVTMMALMGLIDAPGRITADALTFDGTNMLKLSGRQRRKVVGKDMAMVFQDPMTALNPSYTVGFQIEEVLRQHLGLRGKAARQRALELLKKVEIPGAESRLDAYPHQLSGGMSQRVAIAMAIAGEPKLLIADEPTTALDVTIQAQIMELLLNLQKEQNMALILITHDLAVVAETAKRVCVMYAGQAVEVGQVPELFNVPAHPYSEALLAAIPEHSEGAERLATLPGIVPGRYDRPEGCLLSPRCPYVQDSCRRQRPTLDPQAHSQVRCFYPLNQEVA, encoded by the coding sequence ATGTCACTTCTACAAATAAAAAATCTGAATGTGCGCTTTGGCGACGCCACTGCGGTACCGGTGGTCGACGGCCTGGACCTGACGGTCAATGAGGGTGAAGTACTGGCCATCGTCGGCGAGTCGGGCTCGGGCAAGTCTGTGACCATGATGGCGCTGATGGGCCTGATCGACGCCCCCGGGCGCATCACTGCCGACGCCCTGACCTTCGACGGCACCAACATGCTCAAGCTCAGCGGCCGGCAACGGCGCAAGGTGGTGGGCAAGGATATGGCGATGGTCTTCCAGGACCCGATGACCGCCCTCAACCCCAGCTACACCGTGGGCTTCCAGATCGAGGAAGTGCTGCGCCAGCACCTGGGCCTGCGCGGCAAGGCCGCTCGCCAGCGGGCTCTGGAGCTGCTCAAGAAGGTTGAAATCCCCGGCGCCGAAAGCCGCCTGGACGCCTACCCGCACCAGCTCTCCGGCGGCATGAGCCAGCGGGTGGCGATCGCCATGGCAATTGCCGGCGAACCCAAGCTGCTGATTGCCGACGAACCGACCACGGCCCTGGACGTGACCATTCAGGCGCAGATCATGGAGCTGCTGCTCAATCTGCAAAAAGAGCAGAACATGGCCCTGATCCTGATCACCCATGACCTTGCCGTGGTCGCCGAGACCGCCAAGCGGGTCTGTGTGATGTACGCAGGCCAGGCCGTGGAAGTCGGCCAGGTGCCGGAGCTGTTCAACGTGCCAGCACACCCCTACAGCGAAGCACTGCTGGCCGCGATCCCCGAGCATAGCGAAGGCGCCGAACGCCTGGCGACCCTGCCGGGCATCGTCCCCGGGCGCTATGACCGTCCTGAAGGCTGCCTGCTCTCACCGCGCTGCCCCTATGTGCAGGACAGCTGCCGTCGGCAACGGCCAACCCTCGATCCCCAGGCCCATAGCCAGGTACGTTGTTTCTACCCGCTGAACCAGGAGGTGGCGTAA